CTAATCACACCAAATGCTATTGCTATGACTGAAGAACGTAATTGTTGTCTGTAAAGGCCATTTATATAAAATGGCTTTTTTCAGACACTATACATCAAGTTTTTTAGATATGATTGTCCGTTTTCAGAAAGAAGGTTAACTTATGCAAATATTAAAAACAATCTGGGATATTTTTCAAAATCAGATTCTCGGCATGAGATGGCTTAGCGACCTAATCGGAAGTATGCTGTCTGCGTTTGGGCTAGACACTGCCAATCGCTGGGTAGGTAGCATTCAGTTTTTCATTTATGACGTTATAAAAATAGTAGTGCTATTATGCGTCTTAATCTTTATTATCAGTTACATTCAAAGCTACTTTCCTCCGGAGCGCAGTAAAAAGATCTTAGGGCGGTTCCACGGGATTGGGGCAAATTCCGTTGCTGCCTTGCTTGGGACTGTAACACCCTTTTGCTCCTGCTCGTCTATTCCATTGTTTATAGGCTTTACATCCGCAGGTTTACCCCTCGGAGTCACTTTTTCATTTTTGGTTTCTTCACCGATGGTAGATCTGGGTTCTCTCATTCTGCTAATGAGCATATTTGGAACAAAAGTCGCTATATTATATGTCATATTCGGACTTATCATAGCTGTGGTCGGAGGCACCATCATCGAGAAAATGCGCATGGAAAAGTATGTGGAAAGCTTTATTTTATCTGCTGGCAGTGTTGATATTGAATCTCCTGAACTCACAAAAAAAGAACGGTTGGTTTATGCAAAGGAGCAAACGCTATCAACATTTAAAAAGGTTTTCCCGTATATCTTAATTGGTGTCGGAATAGGCGCATTTATTCATAATTGGATACCCGAAGAATGGGTGGTATCCCTGCTGGGAAGCAACAACCCCTTCGGCGTAATATTAGCGACAGTTATTGGCGTACCGATGTACGCTGACATCTTTGGCACGATTCCGATTGCAGAAGCACTACTGGCCAAAGGGGCACAGTTGGGAACGGTGCTGGCGTTTATGATGGGAGTAACTACGTTGTCTCTACCATCTTTGATTATGCTTCGCAAGGCAATAAAGCCAAAACTGCTGGCACTGTTCATCGCCGTATGCACTGTAGGAATTATTGTTGTGGGATATATTTTCAATACTTTACAAGCGCTAATAATATAATTTGGGAGGTATGAATGGTGACAAAAACATTAGGGAAATCCTGCTGCTCCTGCGGATGCGGTGATTGTGATAAAAAGGTTGTTGTTGAATATTTCTATCTTGACCTTCAAACCTGTGAGCGTTGTATCGGGACAGACAGCGTTCTTGATGAGGTGATGCGGGTGCTTACTCCTGCATTAGAACTTGCCGGTTTTGATGTTGAGTACAACAAAACTGAAATTAAGACAGTTGATATGGCCATACAGCATCAATTTGTTTCGTCACCGACGATTCGGGTGAACGGTCAGGACATCTGTAAATCAATTGCTGAAAACAGTTGTGGCTGCTGTAGTGATATCAGCAACACAGATGTAGAATGCCGTGTGTTTGAGTATAACGGTAAGACTTACGAGATTCCACCCAAAGAAATGCTAGCAGAAAGCATCCTTCAGGGTGTATTTAGTCAATTCAATGAAGAATGTTCCTCTGATAAATATCAATTGCCTGCAAACCTAAAAAATTTCTTTGATGGGAAGAAAACCAAGTCTGGGTGTTGCTGCGAAGGCAATTGCTGCTGATAAATAGGAAGTTCTCTGACCGCAATTTGAATTGTGTTAACCTCGGATTCTAATAATGATATAAAGGAGAAAATTTTATGGCTTTGTTTGGAAAGAAAAATAAAAATGAAAAAAACACCTCCTGTTGCGGAGGTAGCTGTGATGCTGAAAACATG
The sequence above is drawn from the Candidatus Cloacimonadota bacterium genome and encodes:
- a CDS encoding DUF2703 domain-containing protein — its product is MVTKTLGKSCCSCGCGDCDKKVVVEYFYLDLQTCERCIGTDSVLDEVMRVLTPALELAGFDVEYNKTEIKTVDMAIQHQFVSSPTIRVNGQDICKSIAENSCGCCSDISNTDVECRVFEYNGKTYEIPPKEMLAESILQGVFSQFNEECSSDKYQLPANLKNFFDGKKTKSGCCCEGNCC
- a CDS encoding permease, which codes for MQILKTIWDIFQNQILGMRWLSDLIGSMLSAFGLDTANRWVGSIQFFIYDVIKIVVLLCVLIFIISYIQSYFPPERSKKILGRFHGIGANSVAALLGTVTPFCSCSSIPLFIGFTSAGLPLGVTFSFLVSSPMVDLGSLILLMSIFGTKVAILYVIFGLIIAVVGGTIIEKMRMEKYVESFILSAGSVDIESPELTKKERLVYAKEQTLSTFKKVFPYILIGVGIGAFIHNWIPEEWVVSLLGSNNPFGVILATVIGVPMYADIFGTIPIAEALLAKGAQLGTVLAFMMGVTTLSLPSLIMLRKAIKPKLLALFIAVCTVGIIVVGYIFNTLQALII